The following are from one region of the Staphylococcus argenteus genome:
- a CDS encoding IDEAL domain-containing protein: protein MKYNTNVKHTTLEAFVTTVNDLGIELIINEALREVRKRQLVELIDDALVNKDEAAFNQYTTEYKNLEAFLGE from the coding sequence ATGAAATACAATACTAATGTTAAACATACAACTTTAGAAGCATTTGTCACAACCGTCAATGATTTAGGTATTGAATTAATTATCAATGAAGCACTCCGAGAGGTAAGAAAACGACAGCTCGTAGAACTCATAGATGACGCACTCGTCAATAAAGATGAAGCAGCATTTAATCAATATACGACAGAATACAAAAATTTGGAGGCATTTCTCGGTGAATAA
- a CDS encoding lipoate--protein ligase: MKFISNNNITDPTLNLAMEEYVLKNLPAEESYFLFYINRPSIIVGKNQNTIEEVNQPYIDSHNIDVVRRISGGGAVYHDTGNLNFSFITDDDGNSFHNFQKFTEPIVQALQSLGVNAELTGRNDIQVGQAKISGNAMVKVKNRMFSHGTLMLNSDLDEVQNALKVNPAKIKSKGIKSVRKRVANIQEFLNEPLEIEEFKKIILKTIFGETEVETYHLTDEDWKNIEKLSNDKYRTWEWNYGRNPKYNFEREEKFEKGFVQIKFDVKRGKIEHAKIFGDFFGVGDVTDLENALVGCLHDFEHIEEALSEYDLYHYFGDIDKYELIRLMS; the protein is encoded by the coding sequence ATGAAATTTATTAGTAACAACAATATTACAGATCCAACTTTAAATTTAGCTATGGAAGAGTATGTTTTAAAAAATCTACCAGCTGAAGAAAGTTACTTTTTGTTTTACATAAATAGACCATCTATCATTGTTGGGAAGAATCAAAATACAATTGAAGAAGTAAATCAGCCATATATTGATTCACATAACATCGATGTAGTTAGAAGAATTTCAGGTGGTGGCGCTGTTTATCATGATACCGGCAATTTAAACTTTAGTTTTATTACTGATGATGATGGTAACAGTTTCCACAACTTCCAGAAATTCACAGAACCAATTGTTCAAGCGCTACAATCTTTAGGTGTTAATGCCGAATTAACTGGGCGCAATGATATTCAAGTAGGACAAGCAAAAATCTCAGGTAACGCAATGGTAAAAGTTAAAAATAGAATGTTTAGTCATGGTACATTAATGTTAAACAGTGATTTAGATGAAGTTCAAAACGCTCTAAAAGTTAATCCAGCTAAAATTAAGTCTAAAGGTATTAAGTCGGTACGTAAACGCGTAGCAAACATTCAAGAATTTTTAAATGAACCATTAGAGATTGAAGAATTTAAGAAAATTATCTTGAAAACAATCTTTGGAGAAACTGAAGTAGAAACGTATCATTTAACGGATGAAGATTGGAAAAATATTGAAAAATTAAGCAATGACAAATATAGAACTTGGGAATGGAATTATGGTAGAAACCCTAAATATAACTTTGAACGCGAGGAAAAATTTGAAAAAGGATTTGTACAAATCAAATTTGATGTTAAGCGTGGTAAAATCGAACATGCAAAAATTTTCGGAGATTTCTTTGGTGTTGGAGATGTAACTGACCTTGAAAATGCATTAGTTGGTTGTCTACACGACTTTGAGCATATAGAAGAAGCTCTATCAGAATATGATTTATATCATTATTTTGGTGATATTGATAAATACGAATTAATTCGATTAATGTCGTAA
- a CDS encoding YkvS family protein yields the protein MTVAEVGNIVEFMDGLRGRVEKINDNSVIVDLTIMENFNDLDLPEKTVINHKRYKIVE from the coding sequence ATGACTGTTGCAGAAGTGGGTAACATTGTTGAGTTTATGGATGGATTAAGAGGTCGTGTTGAAAAAATCAACGATAACTCTGTTATTGTTGACTTAACAATTATGGAAAATTTTAATGACCTTGATTTACCAGAAAAAACTGTTATTAATCATAAGCGATATAAGATCGTTGAATAA
- a CDS encoding CPBP family glutamic-type intramembrane protease yields MNKISKALTWFIISFVIFHLILFIMWGEHQEYWYLYTGIMLIAGISYVFYQRDIESKRLLTSIGIGIITAIILIMLQLLFSLITSNLSYSSLIKEIARTGVNWKWQMLVTLLFVIPCHELYMRTVLQKELTHFSLPKWAVIIITAVCSSSLFIYLDNWWIVTFIFAAQVILSLSYEYTRRIATTSVAQIVAIILLLIFNA; encoded by the coding sequence ATGAATAAAATCTCGAAGGCTTTAACTTGGTTTATTATAAGTTTCGTTATATTTCATCTCATATTATTTATCATGTGGGGCGAACACCAAGAATACTGGTATTTATATACAGGTATAATGTTAATTGCTGGTATAAGTTATGTATTTTATCAAAGAGATATTGAATCTAAGCGGCTGCTTACATCAATTGGTATTGGTATTATTACAGCAATTATTCTAATTATGCTTCAACTTTTATTCTCACTTATAACTTCTAATTTAAGTTATAGTTCATTAATTAAAGAAATAGCGAGAACGGGTGTCAATTGGAAATGGCAAATGTTAGTAACATTGCTTTTTGTCATTCCGTGCCACGAGTTATATATGAGAACTGTTTTACAAAAAGAATTAACACATTTTTCATTACCAAAATGGGCTGTTATTATAATAACTGCAGTTTGTTCTAGTTCATTATTCATCTATTTAGATAATTGGTGGATAGTGACATTTATATTTGCTGCTCAAGTGATATTATCGTTAAGTTATGAATATACTCGACGTATAGCAACAACATCTGTTGCACAAATTGTAGCTATTATATTGTTATTAATTTTCAATGCTTAA
- a CDS encoding putative holin-like toxin produces the protein MFIVTFIGIVVAIINLNNKK, from the coding sequence ATGTTTATCGTAACTTTCATTGGTATAGTAGTCGCAATAATTAATTTAAACAATAAAAAATAA